The following are from one region of the Corylus avellana chromosome ca1, CavTom2PMs-1.0 genome:
- the LOC132184317 gene encoding uncharacterized protein LOC132184317: MGKPSTILDFFKRQNAQCSNVNVGDASSPTSDILVSENSPNKSRRVDINAKNSPNNSRRVDINEFDVSSLEYDPALRHQIWDYDVNQPFCLPCFLFNKPSGHYAQRVFTIDGFKNWKKVRDGKHCAFLNHVGKDPNSIHRMPERAYDDFMNQSQHIENVFENFTSEQIANNRLQLKASIDIVRVLPFQGIAFRGRDESVGSKNRENFLEILDLTVSYNEKIAEAIHDEIGDAKFCILVDEARDESMKEQMAIVLRFVDKDGFVREPFFGLVHGYDGASNMRGGWNGLQALVSNDCPYAYYIHCFAHRLQLALVAASKEVIPIHQFFTNLSFIVNIVCASCNRFEDLRVAQAAEFAYLIEIDEIETGRGLNQISTLQRAGDTHWSSHLRSVSSLIKIFSPASEVIVKLIDMETTSSEQAKVDSVHQLVSSTKALIQQYRDDKWDVLLDIVKSFCKKCNIEVPDINARYVERRGRARHQQADSTIEQHYRVNIFCAARDSQLQELNRRFSEHAVELLILASALDPQVARKSFRIDDICQLVNKFYPQDFTDLEK; encoded by the exons ATGGGAAAGCCAAGTACTATACTTGACTTTTTCAAAAGACAAAATGCACAATGTTCAAATGTCAATGTTGGTGATGCATCATCGCCAACTTCTGATATCCTAGTTTCTGAAAATTCTCCTAACAAATCTCGAAGAGTTGACATCAATGCTAAAAATTCTCCTAACAATTCTCGAAGAGTTGACATCAATGAATTTGATGTTAGTTCATTGGAATATGATCCTGCATTGCGTCATCAGATATGGGATTATGATGTTAATCAAC CATTTTGTCTGCCATGTTTTCTCTTTAATAAGCCATCTGGGCATTACGCGCAACGTGTATTCACTATAGATGGATTTAagaattggaagaaagttagAGATGGAAAACATTGTGCTTTTCTCAATCATGTAGGGAAAGATCCTAATTCAATTCATAGAATGCCTGAGAGAGCATATGACGACTTCATGAACCAATCTCAACATATAGAAAATGTGTTTGAAAATTTCACTTCTGAACAAATTGCAAATAATCGACTTCAGTTGAAAGCATCAATTGATATTGTTCGAGTGCTTCCATTTCAAGGTATTGCTTTTAGAGGTCGGGATGAAAGTGTGGGTTCAAAGAATcgtgaaaattttcttgaaatattgGATTTGACGGTTTCATATAATGAAAAAATTGCTGAA GCAATTCATGATGAAATTGGTGATGCAAAGTTTTGCATACTTGTTGATGAAGCTCGTGATGAGTCAATGAAGGAGCAAATGGCTatagttttaagatttgttgacaaagatgGCTTCGTACGAGAACCTTTTTTTGGGCTTGTTCAT GGATATGACGGTGCAAGTAACATGCGAGGTGGGTGGAATGGGTTGCAAGCTttggtttcaaatgattgtCCATATGCCTACTACATTCATTGTTTCGCACATCGTTTGCAATTGGCATTAGTGGCGGCATCAAAAGAAGTTATTCcaattcatcaattttttactAATTTGAGTTTTATTGTCAATATTGTTTGTGCATCATGCAATCGATTTGAAGATTTACGGGTTGCCCAAGCTGCTGAATTTGCTTACTTGATTGAAATTGATGAGATTGAGACTGGAAGGGGACTTAATCAAATTAGTACTTTACAACGGGCTGGAGATACTCATTGGAGTTCTCACTTGAGATCAGTTTCTAGCTTGATCAAAATTTTTAGTCCAGCTTCTGAAGTTATTGTTAAACTCATTGATATGGAAACTACTTCTTCCGAACAAGCAAAAGTAGATTCAGTTCATCAG CTTGTTTCATCCACTAAAGCACTTATCCAACAATATAGAGATGATAAATGGGATGTTTTACTTGACATTGTGAAGTCATTTTGCAAGAAATGCAACATAGAAGTTCCAGATATAAATGCTCGTTATGTTGAGAGACGAGGTCGTGCTCGCCACCAACAAGCCGACTCTACAATTGAGCAACATTATAGAGTGAATATTTTTTGTGCCGCAAGAGATTCTCAGTTGCAAGAATTAAATCGCCGGTTCAGTGAGCATGCAGTAGAGTTGCTTATTCTTGCCTCAGCTCTTGATCCTCAAGTTGCCCGTAAATCTTTTAGAATTGATGATATTTGTCAGTTGGTAAACAAGTTTTATCCGCAAGACTTTACTGATCTCGAAAAATAA